The Kribbella sp. NBC_00662 nucleotide sequence TGATCAGTACGGCGCTGGCCGCGGTCGATGCCGGCGTACAGGTCCAGGTGGTCGAGGAGGCGTGCGCCGGATCGACCGACGAGAACCACCGCAAGGCGCTCGACATCATGCGTCTCTATGCACCGATGATCGAGATCGTGAGCGTGGAGCAGTTGCGGTGATGCGCCGGATCTCCCTGAAACACGAGCGGGTCGCGCGGGTGCTCGCGCGGGAGATCAAGTCCGGCGTCGTACGGCGAGGTGCACAGCTGCCCGGCGAGGTGGAGCTGGCCCGCCGGTTCTCGGTCAGCCGGAACACGGTCCGCGCCGCCCTCGCCGTACTGGCCGAGGACAAGCTGATCGCGACGCACACCGGCAAGGGGTCGTACGTGCTGTTCGACGGGCGGCCCTTGGACGGACGACTCGGGTGGACGCATGCCTTGTCCGAACAGGGCGTGGAGACGCGGATGCGGACCGTGCGGATCGAGCGCGAGGACGATCCGGGGCTGGCTTCGCGGCTGGGTCTGGAGTCGTCCGAGGTGGTGGTGATCGAGCGGGTCCGGCAGTTGACGGACGGTACCGCGATCTCGCTCGAACGCAGCCGGATCCCGGCGCTGGATTCCCTCCGCGATCTGCCCGAACGCGGTCTGGACAACGACTCCATCAGCGTCACCCTCAACCGCGCCGGTCTCTACCTCGACCACTGCGAACAGCGGTTGCGCGGCCGCCCGCTCACCCCCGTCGAAGCCGGCCACCTGAACCGTCCCGACAAGACCTGGTTCCTCCACACCACCCGCACCAGCTGGACCGCCGACGACCGCTTCGCCGAACACGCCGACGAACTCCTCGACCCAGACCACTACGAACTGAGCCTCTCCTACCGCAGCTGAATCTCCCGGGCGTGATCCCCCCGCGTAGCACGCGGGGCAGGCGTCTAAGGCGTTAGTTGCCTTCGGCATAGGGAGTTGTGCGGATGTGTCGGGTCTCCTCAGGGGCGCACTGTTTTCTCATCGACAGGAGCTCGGAGGAGATCATGTTCATGTACTCGACCGACGCGGTGCGGGCCGAGATCAAGTACCGGCAGGAACGCATCCGGCACGACTTCCAGCGTCCGTTCTGGTTCCAGCGCAAGCCCAAGCAGCAGCCGCCCGCGCCCTGTGCGCCCGAGCTGCGTGCCCGTCCGGCGATGTGACCGCGAGGTCACCGCCGCAGGCCCCCTCCCCCCAGGCGCGGCCGGCTCTTCGGAGCCGGCCGCGCCGCCGTCATTTGGCCTTCGATGTCGGGCTGAGCGGGCGCGGCCGTCACCCCTCTACCGACCGCCTTAGGCGCCGCCTAGGACCCCCTAAGGAGGGGTAAGGCGGAACGCCTCCCGGGGATAGGGAGGAGTTCCGATGTGCGGGCCTACCTCAGACGAGCAGATTTACACCTGTCAGCAAGGAGCTGGCAGCGAAAGACGGAGGAAGACATGTACACGAACGAATCGGTCAAGGCAGAGGTCGCGTACCGCAGGGAGCGTCTCAGCCGGGACTTCCGGCAGCACCGGAGCACCGGGGCCCGCCGGACCATCAGCCACCTGTTCGGCCGGAAAGCCTGAAGGGAGGGAAACCATGTTCAACACTCCACTGAGTCAGGACACGATCAAGGCGGAGACGGCGTACCGCTTGGAGCGGACCAAGCGTGACTTCGGGTCCGCGACCCGCAAGCAGCGCCCGGCGAAGGGCTCGCAGCCCGAGCCGCGGCACTCGCGCCGTGCCCTCCGACCCACCACGGCCCGATGACCGCCCCAGCCGCCGTCCCTGATCACACGATCAGGGACGGCGCTCTTTTACCCGCGAAAACCCGGGCTGACAGCAGAACCGGTGGCCCGCGGACGGGATACCGTCGATTTGTGTCGGCTCCAGGGGCGAAGATGGACGACGTGCCCTGGAATTCGACACCTCTCGTCGGCCGCTCGACCGAGATGGCTGCCCTGCTGAGCGCTGTGGACGACGCGAAAACGCGCCGTGCCGGCGCCGTACTGCTGTCCGGTGACGCCGGCGTCGGCAAGACCCGGATGCTGGACGAGGTGGCCACCGGTGCACACGAGCGCGGCTTCGGCGTACTGGTCGGGCACTGCACCGACTTCGGCGACGCCGGCCTGCCGTACCAGCCGTTCTCGGAGATCTTCGGCCGTCTGGCCGGCGACCGCCCCGACCTGGTCGAGAGCGTGCTGGCCAACTTCCCCGCGATCAGCCGCCTGCTCCCCGCACACCGTCTGCTCAGCGCCCAGCCCGTGCCACAGGAGGGTCAGCTCGACCGCGCCGCGCTGTTCGACGCCGTGCTCGGCGCGTTCACCGCGCTCTCCACCAGCGAGCCGATCCTGGTCATCATCGAGGACGCCCACTGGGCCGACGACTCGACCCGGGACCTGATCGGTTTCCTCATCACCCGACTGACCTCGCAGCGCCTGGCGCTGGTCGTTTCGTACCGCAGCGACGACCTGCACCGTCGCCACCCACTCCGCCGGCCGATCGCCGAGTGGTCCCGCAACCCTCGGGTACGCCGGGTCAACCTGCTCCCGCTCGACGCCGACGAGGCCCGCACACTGCTGCACTCGCTGCTCGCCGAGCCGCTGTCCGCGGTCGAGGAGCGCCGCATCCTCGAGCGCGCCGGCGGGAATGCGTTCTTCACCGAGGAGCTGGCCGCCGCGGCCTCGATGGGTGACGGCGACACCGTCCCGCCCGATCTGGCCGACCTGCTGCTGGTCCGCCTCGACCCGCTGTCGGACGACGCACGCCAGGTCGCCCGCGTGATCGCGGTCGCCGGTCGCCGCGTCCCGCACGATCTCCTCACCGCCGTCGCCAAGCTGCCGGACCGTGAACTCGACGACGCCCTGCGCGAGCTGATCGACGCGCACATCATCGACGTACCGACCAACGATCGGTACTACTTCCGCCACGCCCTGCTGGCCGAGGCCGTGTACGACGACCTGCTGCCGGGCGAGCGCGTCCGCGAGCACGCGGCGTACGTGCAGGCTCTGGAAGACAAGACAGTCGCCGGTACGGCGGCCGAGCTGGCCGGGCACGCCACTCGATCGCACGACCTGGCAACCGCGTTCGAGGCTCGCGTCCGGGCCGGGCAGGAAGCGCTGTCGGTCGCCGCGCCGCAGGAGGCGTTGAAGCATTACGAGATGGCGCTCGAGCTCTTCCCGAACGCCGCGCCGACGAGCACGGTCGACAAGACGTGGCTGATCGTCGACACCGCGATGGCGGCGACCCTGTCCTCGCAGCATCTTCGCGCGCTCAAGCTGCTCCGGAAGGCGCTGGCCGACCTGCCGTCGGACGCGCCAAAGCTGCAGCGGGCTGAGCTGCTCCTGCCGCTGGCCGATATCGCGCTGATCATCGACCAGGACAAGGAGGCGAGCGAGGCGATCTCGCAGGCCCTCAAGCTGGTCCACGACGATCCGTCCAGTGCGTTCAAGGCGCAGGTCGCGTCGCTCTACGCCCGGGTGTCCGACGCGCTGGGCCGACCGATGGAGGCCGAGCGCTGGGCGCATCGCGCGCTGGAGATCGCCCGCGAGGCCGGTCAGGAGTCGGCGGCCAGCGACGCCGGGATCACGCTCGCTCAGCTCCGCCGCCGGGCGGGCGACCCCGAGACGGCCGCCAAGCAGTTGGAAGAGGCCGCCGTCCGGGCGCAGCTCACCGGCGACCCTGCCGCCGAGGTGCGGAGCCGGTTCCTGCTCGGGTCGACGCATTACGAGCAGGGCGACCTGCTGAACGCGAAGGCCGCGTTGTCGTTCGCGGCGAAGCGGGCCGGCGAGCTGGGTCGGCAGTGGGCTGTGTACGGGTTCGACGCGCGGCGGATGCTGGCGTTGACCCAGTTCATGCTCGGCGAGTGGGACGAGGCGGCCGCTACGGCGCAGACCGATTCGATGACGCCTGCGGCTGCCGCGGCGGCGTTGCGGGCGGTGGAGTTCTCGGTGCGCAGCGGGCGGGGTGACACCGCGGTCGCCGAGGAGTTCGAGATGTCCCGGAAGTGGTGGGATCTCGACGTCATGCTGCCGATCATCGGGCTGCAGCCGGCCGTCGACGCGTACCGGCAGCTGGATCAGCCGGCCGAGGCCGAGAAGCTGATCACCGACGTGTCGGCGCTATGTGCCGACGTGTTCCAGACAGAGTGGTTCCTGGGCCGGATCCGGTTCTCGACGCTAGGGCTGCAGTTGCTGTGTCACCGCGCCGTCGGCGAGCCGTCAGCGGCCGCGGAGCTGGTCTCGCGCGGCGCGGAGCTGGTTGCCATCGGGCAGGCGACCGCGGAGAAGGGTCTGCCGCCCGGTCGGTTGATGGGCGTCGAAGGGCTCGCGTGGCTGGCGCGGCTGGAGTCGGAGTGGGAGCGGCTGCGGTGGCTGGCCGGGGTCGACGCGCCGACACCTGAGGAACATGTCGCCGCCTGGGAGCGGACGACGGACGCCTTCGGGTACGGGTACGTCTTCGAGCAGGCGTGGTCGCGGGTCCGGTTGTCCGCGGCGCTGCGAGCCGCGGGCCGGGTCGCCGAGGCGAACGAGCAGACCGCGATGGCAGCCGAGGTCGGTCGCGAACTGCGGGCGAAGCCGCTGCTCGACGAGACCGGTGGCAGCGAAACCGCCGGCGCGAGTGCGCTGACGTCGCGGGAGACCGAAGTACTGCGGTTGCTCGCCGAGGGACGCACCAACCGGCAGCTGGCGCGAGAGCTGTACATCAGCGAGAAGACCGTCAGCGTGCACGTGTCGAACATCCTGGCGAAGCTCGGCGTCCGCTCGCGGACCGAAGCTGCCGCCGTGGCCCGCCGGGACGGGCTGCTCGACGCGGATTAGGCCCTAACCGTGTCGGCGGTGGCGGTCCGGCTCGGGGCGTGCGTGCCGTGCGCGAGCCCGGGCCAGGTCGTCGGCCGTGGCCGGCGGCATCAGGCGGATCGGGTGATTGAGATCGGTGATGTCGTCGAAAATTTTACGGGCGTGCCGAATTCGCGCCGCCGCCACAAGCACCAGGCCTGCAGCAGCGAGTGCAATCACTACCCACAGTTGCCACGACATAGCCTCACCGTCCGGTATTCGCCCCGTTCCCCCGTGTAATCACGATAGCCCTGAACTGACCACTTGGCGACAGTCCGTACGCATACCGTTAAGACGCGAATTTGAAACTCATGTTTGTTGCCCAGCGCAATTACAAACGGTGATCAGGCAACGAGCCTTGACGACTGGTCAGAGATTACTGTGAGTAGTCAGAATCCGGGTCAGATTCGCGCCGAGAATTTTGCGAATCGTTGCTTCCGGCAAACCTCGGCGGAGCAGCGTCTCGGTGACCAGCGGCATACCGGCCGGACCTTCGAGGCCGGGGACGTAGAGCTCGGCGTCCAGGCCCTGGATGACGAGTGGGCGGTCGCAGGCGGGGATCTTCTCGCCGAAGACCTCGGCGACGAAGTCGCTGCCCAGGCCGACGTGATCCTCGCCGGCGACGTCGACGATGTGCAGGATGTGGTCGGCGAGGTGGTCGACCGTCGGCTTCTCCGCGGTGGTGAGGAAGCCCGCGAAGAAGTTCACGCAGACCACGCCGCCGGTCGCCGCGATCCCGCGGAGCTGCTCGTCGGTCAGGTTGCGGTGGTGGTCGCGCAGCGCGAACGCGCTCGAGTGCGACGCGACCACCGGCTTGGTCGCCAGTTCGAGGATGTGCTCGACCCCGGCGCGGCCGACGTGCGAGACGTCGATCAGTACGCCGAGCTCCTCGAGCAACCCCACCGCCTCGACACCCGCGTGCGTCAAGCGGCCGCCGGTCGCGTCCTCGCCGGAGCCGTCGCCGAGGGCGCTGCGACCGAAGTGGGTGAACGAGACCATCCGTACGCCGAGCCGGTGCAGCGTCTGCAGCAGTTCGACATCGGTGTCGATCTGCGGGCAGCCCTCGAGCGCGAGCACCAGCGCGATCTTGCCCGCGGCGGTCGCGGTCTCGATGTCGCCCGGCGCCGTACACAAGGCGACCTCGTCGGAGTTCGCGGCCGTGATCCGGTGCGCGGCCTCGATCATCCGCAGCGTCTCGCGGAGCGCGCCCTCGGGCAGGAACTCCGAGTCGATGAACACCGGCAGGACCTGTACGTCGATCCCGCCGTCCCGCAGCTGCGGGATCCACCGCTCCCGGAAGTACGCCGACCAGACGTCCTTCGGCCGCCGCGCCACCAGCATCAAGAGGTCGTTGTGTCCATCGGCCACGATCGCGTCACGGTGCAGATCCATCGGGCCAGAATATGCTCGTCGGGTGAAGGTGCTTTCTGCTGAGGATGTCCGCCGGCTGGTCCCGATGAGTACGGCGGTCGCCGCGGTGCGGGACGCGTTCCGCGAGCTGGCGGCCGGGAACTTCGTGCTGCCACCGCGGCAGATCTTCGGCGACGGGACGGTGCTCGTGATGTCGGCGTACCACTCGCCGACCGGGACCGCGGTCGTGAAGAAGATCGGGATCGCGCTCGACCAGGTCCCGGCGATCCGCGCGACCGTGATCTGGACCGGCAACGGCGAACAAATCGTCGCCGACGGCAGCTCGATCACGACCTTGCGCACCGGTGCGGTCGTCGGCGTCGCAACCGACCTCCTGGCTCACGCCGACGCCACCCGCCTCACCCTGATCGGAACCGGCGCCCAGGCCGCCGACCAGGTCCGCGCGGTTCTCGCCGTACGGCCCGTCACTCAGATCACCATCACGGGCCGCTCGGCCGACCGCGCGACTACCCTCGCCAACCAACTGGCGACCGAGTTCCCCGAGGCGAAGTTCACCCCCAGCACCACCATCGACGAAGCGATCGCCGACGCCGACATCATCTGCTGCGCCACGTCCTCATCCACGCCGCTCTTCGACGCCGACGCCCTCCCCACCACCGTCCACGTCAACGCCATCGGCGCCTTCCGCCCCACCATGCGAGAACTCCCCCGCAACCTGCTCGCCACCGCGTCCACCGTCGTAGTCGACCAACGCGAAGCCGCCCTGGAGGAATCCGGCGAAATCATCGACGCGATCAACTCGGGAGCCCTGACCGAAACCAACCTGGTCGAACTCGGTCAAGCCCTCTCCGCCCCACCAACCCGACACGGCGGCCGCACGGTCTTCAAGTCCGTCGGCGTCGGCGCGCAGGACTGGGCGATCGCCGCCGCGCTCGCGTAGCCGACCGGGTGCGGACGTCCCGCACTGAGTAACCTCGCCGCACCCGGGCAGACCGCGCTCAGCAGGCAGCCGGATAGGGCAATCAGCGAGGTTTGGTCAGTGACGCAGGTCCGCCTCCCGCGATCACGTCCAGCGGAGGACGCCCTTGCGGTAGGCGTAGAGGAGGCCTACCGCTACGAAGGCGAGGAAGATGAACATCTCGATCAGGGTGGCGTAGCCGAGGGTCGCGAAGATGGTCGCCCAGGGGAAGAGGTAGATCGCGTCTACGGCGAAGATCACGTAGAGGTAGGCGAACAGGTAGTACCTGATGTGGACCTGGGCCCAGCCTTCGCCGACCGGGTCGACGCCGGACTCGTAGGTCTTGAGTTTGCCCTCGGTCGGGTACGTGACGGTCAGCGCCTTGTTGAGGGCGAACGCGCCGATCAGCCCCACGAGGCCGAGCGCGACCACCGCGGCGATGACGCCATAGCTGTCCGACACAGGAGCAGCTTAGTTCGTGCAGAGCAGCAGCGAGTCGATCGAAACGTACGGTCCGTACCCGGATCGGATGTCCGCGACCTGCAGCCGGAGCCGGGTCACGCCGGAGATGTCGTAGTTCAGCCAGGTCTCGGTCTCCTGCTGCATCCGGATCGACGTCATCGCCGTCGTCCCGTTGTGCAGTGACACCCGGACCAGACCGTCGGTCAGGTTGCCGAGCCAGTTCCGCACGTACCGGCAACCCGTCGAATCCACCTCGCCCCAGACGTACCCGCCCTGGTTCGCGAGCAGATCGGCCTCGGCCCGCCGCGGCCCTTCGTTCGGCGGTACCACCGTGAACTGCGGCTGCCCCGCACCGCCCGCCGCCACCAGCCCCTTCTTGAACATCCCGCGCCACACGTAGTGCTTGAAGCTGATCATCGGCGAGACGGCCGCAGCGTACGGCGCCTGTGCACCCACCGCGATCCGGTACGTCCGGATCGAACCGGGCTGGACCGTGGTGATCGTCACGCTGCTGCCGGACGAATACCCGTGCGCGACCTCCTGCCACCGCTTCAGCGACGGGATCCACTGATGGAGCGGGATCCGCGTCCCGGCCGCGGGCGCCGGTGTCAGCGTGCCGACCACGGTGATCACGCCCTTGGTCGCGTCCGTGGTCCGGATGCTCGAGATCTTCGCGTTCCGGGCAGGCGCCGCGACGGCTGCTGACGCCGTACTTCCGAGGCTCAGCGCGCTGTCCGCGGGGGCGATCGGCGCCGCGCAACCCGCAATCAGCAACGTCAGCAGTCCGACCAGCACACGACGCATGAACAGCTCCTCGAAGTCACAACTCGATGACGACACCCTGCCGGTTCTCACTTCGGATCGCAAGCGAGCCGCTGCGGAGTGTGACACTGGGAGGTTTCGTCTCTACCCGATCCAACGACCCGTTAACACCGCGTCCCAGGCTGTGGACCACCGGGGCTTCCGCATGGTTCTGTTCTAAGGGCGAACTAATATTG carries:
- a CDS encoding GntR family transcriptional regulator — encoded protein: MRRISLKHERVARVLAREIKSGVVRRGAQLPGEVELARRFSVSRNTVRAALAVLAEDKLIATHTGKGSYVLFDGRPLDGRLGWTHALSEQGVETRMRTVRIEREDDPGLASRLGLESSEVVVIERVRQLTDGTAISLERSRIPALDSLRDLPERGLDNDSISVTLNRAGLYLDHCEQRLRGRPLTPVEAGHLNRPDKTWFLHTTRTSWTADDRFAEHADELLDPDHYELSLSYRS
- a CDS encoding AAA family ATPase; this translates as MSAPGAKMDDVPWNSTPLVGRSTEMAALLSAVDDAKTRRAGAVLLSGDAGVGKTRMLDEVATGAHERGFGVLVGHCTDFGDAGLPYQPFSEIFGRLAGDRPDLVESVLANFPAISRLLPAHRLLSAQPVPQEGQLDRAALFDAVLGAFTALSTSEPILVIIEDAHWADDSTRDLIGFLITRLTSQRLALVVSYRSDDLHRRHPLRRPIAEWSRNPRVRRVNLLPLDADEARTLLHSLLAEPLSAVEERRILERAGGNAFFTEELAAAASMGDGDTVPPDLADLLLVRLDPLSDDARQVARVIAVAGRRVPHDLLTAVAKLPDRELDDALRELIDAHIIDVPTNDRYYFRHALLAEAVYDDLLPGERVREHAAYVQALEDKTVAGTAAELAGHATRSHDLATAFEARVRAGQEALSVAAPQEALKHYEMALELFPNAAPTSTVDKTWLIVDTAMAATLSSQHLRALKLLRKALADLPSDAPKLQRAELLLPLADIALIIDQDKEASEAISQALKLVHDDPSSAFKAQVASLYARVSDALGRPMEAERWAHRALEIAREAGQESAASDAGITLAQLRRRAGDPETAAKQLEEAAVRAQLTGDPAAEVRSRFLLGSTHYEQGDLLNAKAALSFAAKRAGELGRQWAVYGFDARRMLALTQFMLGEWDEAAATAQTDSMTPAAAAAALRAVEFSVRSGRGDTAVAEEFEMSRKWWDLDVMLPIIGLQPAVDAYRQLDQPAEAEKLITDVSALCADVFQTEWFLGRIRFSTLGLQLLCHRAVGEPSAAAELVSRGAELVAIGQATAEKGLPPGRLMGVEGLAWLARLESEWERLRWLAGVDAPTPEEHVAAWERTTDAFGYGYVFEQAWSRVRLSAALRAAGRVAEANEQTAMAAEVGRELRAKPLLDETGGSETAGASALTSRETEVLRLLAEGRTNRQLARELYISEKTVSVHVSNILAKLGVRSRTEAAAVARRDGLLDAD
- a CDS encoding dipeptidase; this translates as MDLHRDAIVADGHNDLLMLVARRPKDVWSAYFRERWIPQLRDGGIDVQVLPVFIDSEFLPEGALRETLRMIEAAHRITAANSDEVALCTAPGDIETATAAGKIALVLALEGCPQIDTDVELLQTLHRLGVRMVSFTHFGRSALGDGSGEDATGGRLTHAGVEAVGLLEELGVLIDVSHVGRAGVEHILELATKPVVASHSSAFALRDHHRNLTDEQLRGIAATGGVVCVNFFAGFLTTAEKPTVDHLADHILHIVDVAGEDHVGLGSDFVAEVFGEKIPACDRPLVIQGLDAELYVPGLEGPAGMPLVTETLLRRGLPEATIRKILGANLTRILTTHSNL
- a CDS encoding ornithine cyclodeaminase family protein — translated: MKVLSAEDVRRLVPMSTAVAAVRDAFRELAAGNFVLPPRQIFGDGTVLVMSAYHSPTGTAVVKKIGIALDQVPAIRATVIWTGNGEQIVADGSSITTLRTGAVVGVATDLLAHADATRLTLIGTGAQAADQVRAVLAVRPVTQITITGRSADRATTLANQLATEFPEAKFTPSTTIDEAIADADIICCATSSSTPLFDADALPTTVHVNAIGAFRPTMRELPRNLLATASTVVVDQREAALEESGEIIDAINSGALTETNLVELGQALSAPPTRHGGRTVFKSVGVGAQDWAIAAALA
- a CDS encoding NADH-quinone oxidoreductase subunit A, with the translated sequence MSDSYGVIAAVVALGLVGLIGAFALNKALTVTYPTEGKLKTYESGVDPVGEGWAQVHIRYYLFAYLYVIFAVDAIYLFPWATIFATLGYATLIEMFIFLAFVAVGLLYAYRKGVLRWT